The Dehalobacter sp. DCM sequence TCAGGGAAGATGATAAAGTAAAAGGTGTCGAATTCATCAATGTCAAATCATTTAGCTTTGATGAGGACAAACGACTGCAATTGGAAACAGAAGAAGATTCGGAACATGTATTGGAAGCGGATACTGTCATTTTCGCCGTCGGACAAAGACCTGACATACCGGAAGGCTTTGCTATCGACAAGACTGAAAGTGGATTGGTGGAAACGGATTCCTTTACTATGGCGACAAACAGAGATGGTGTATATGCAGTGGGCGACGCTGTCACCGGAACCGATAAGGTCATAGCGGCAATCGCTTCAGGCCGCAAAGTGGCGGTACAAATCGATAAGTTCCTTGGCGGTCGCGGTAAGATCGATCAGAAACTTGCACCGGTTTGTGAACCGGAGAAGCGAATCGGAAAGATCGAGGGATTTGCTGAATTACCGAGATTAGAGGACAAATGTGAGGAAGCAGCAAAGCGTATCCAAGATTTCTGCTGTGTATCGAATAGTATCAGTCCCGATGCAGCCAAAGCTGAGGCGCAGCGTTGTCTCCAATGTGATCTGAGACTCAAAATGGCTCCGGTGAAGTTCTGGAGCAGCTATTAAACCATCGATACGGCTGTGACCGTAGCTTTCCTAATCCGGATTAATGACAGGATTGAGACAGAAACGAGAAGATTTCATATATTCAAGGCTGTACTGCGAGCCGAAACTAGTTCGCCATACAGTCTTTTTTTAGTTTATATAATGCCAACAGTGCCTAGGAAAAGGTTTCAAGGGAGTAGTGAATTTAAGATATAAGTGAATACATATATTATTTATAATAATGTTTATATTTGTATTATATAAAGGCCCATTATATGATGAAGTAAGGCCAGTATTTTAACTCTTTGCACAAAAGAACGTTAATATCAGTTGGATTTGTGTGTTAAGTAAATAGGGGGAGTTCGATGACTTTTAGTGAACAAGAACGAATTTATACGGTAATCATGCGATCAGGTACAAGCAAAGGAATCTATCTAAATGAAAATGACTTGCCTCAGGATCAAGAATTACGGGACAAGGTGATCCTGTCGCTTTTCGGCAGTCCGGATCCGAGGCAAATCGACGGTTTAGGCGGAGCTGAACCGCTTACAAGCAAGCTTGCGTTAGTTGCGCCATCCAATCGGCCGGATGCGGATATCGATTATACTTTCGGTCAGGTTGAAATCAACAAACCGGTGATTCATTATTCCGGGCTTTGCGGCAATATCTCGGCAGGTGTCGCGCCCTATGCCATTGAAGAAGGTTTAGTTAAAGCAGTTGAACCGGTAACTTCCGTACGGGTCTATTCTACGAATAACGGACAAATTTTTGTCACAGAAGTGCCTGTGAAGAACGGAAAACCTCAGGTACTTGGCGACTATGCGTTGGATGGTGTCCCAGGGACCGGTGCTAAAATAAATATTGATATGTCCACAACTTCGGGAACGGTGAAAGGCTTGCTTTTGCCAACCCGAAACGTCAGGGACAAGATTGATGTCGCAGGGTTCGGCGAAATTGAGATATCCCTGATCGACGTTGTCAATCCCTGTATTTTTGTCCGGGCAGCGGATTTAGGCTTAAGAGGTGATGAAAGCCCTGCCGAGTTCAATAAAAATGCGCAAACAATCGTCGTTCTGGAGAATATCCGGGCAAAAGTAGCCGAAGAAATACTTGGCTTCAAAGGGTGGAGCCAAGCCGAAGTCAGGGACCCCAATCCATTCATCGCGTTTGTCTCGCCAGCAAAATCGTATATCAATCATTTGACTAAAGAAGAGGTTGCTGCCGACGATGTGGATATATTGTCGCGCGTCTTGTTCCTTGGTGGGATGCATCAGACCCACCCCGGCAGTATTTCCTGCGTAGTAGGCGCTGCCGCTGTCATTCCGGGAACGATTGCCAATGAAGCCTCCGGGTTTAAAGAAATGGCCAAAACAGTGCGGATTGGCCATCCCGGAGGAATCATAGAAGTGGAAGCCGCTGTGGAAAAAGGGGAGAAAGAAGCTTATCAATTGACCAGGGCTGTTTACAGCAGAACGGTGCGCCGCTTGATGGATGGCTATGCCTATGTTCCCCAAACAATTTTTGCACTGGAATGATTCTTGGAATAATAATGTGATAATCACTATATGAAGCGATCGGTTGGCAATAAATATTCTAGATGGCAATCAGCAGGATGCTTGTCGGTTGCCGATGAAGGGAGAAAAAGCGATGGGCATGACCATGGCAGAGAAAATACTTGCTGCCCATGCGGGCAGAGAGTTAGTTAAGCCTGGGGATATCCTGACTTGCAAAGTGGATTGGGCGGCGAACCATGATATGTTTTTTACTGTAGGCGGGCAGACAGATTTTGATAAAGTAATAAAAATCGCGAACCCCGACCGCTGTATTATCTTTTTAGATCATGCCGTACCGGCGCCAACGACCAAAGACGCTGAAGGCGGTATCAAAGCCCGGCGTTTTGCCAAGAAACATGGGATAACGAAAATGTTTGATGTGGGCGATCACGGAGTCATCCATCAGATGCTTGCCGAAAGGGGCTTTGCCCTACCCGGAAAGCTAATTGCCTGCGGTGATTCCCATACGTGTGCAGCAGGCGCACTAAATAGTGCAGCCAGGGGCTTTGGGCCTGCGGATATGCTGTATACCTGGTGTACCGGGGAAAATTGGTATCAGGTGGCACCGACAATCCTTTATGAATTAACGGGTGCTTTACCGGAAATGGTTGACGGTAAGGATTTATTTCTTTATATCGCCGGCGTTTACGGGGATGCAATCAATAAGAATGTCGAATTTGGCGGAGAGGGCGTTGCCAATCTATCCATTTCCCAAAGGCAGAGCGTCGCTACCATGTGTGCCGAAATCAACGCTGAGTTTGCGATTTTTCCGTGCGATGAGAAACTGCTTGACTATATCAGGGATAGAGCAGTTGAGGAATTTACCCCGGTAGCTCCTGATTCGGATGCGCACTATCATGAAATTCGCAAGATTGATCTTAGCCGCTTGGTTCCATATGTTGCTTTGCCTCACTTTATTCCGGACAATTGCCAACCGGTCACAGCAGTTGAAGGGATGCCGGTTCAGCAGGTTCTGTTAGGGTCGTGTTCCAATGGCCGGCTCGAAGACCTCGCTGTTGCGGCAAAAATCCTGCAAGGCAAGAAAGTCGCATCCGGTGTCCGGATGATTGTCACGCCTGCCTCTCAGCGAGTTTATCTCGATGCGCTGCGGGCAGGGTATCTGGAGACGCTGGTTGAAGCCGGAGCGGTAGTCACCAACGCTACGTGCGGGGCGTGTTACGGCGGACACCTCGGTTTGATCGGCAGTGGGGAACGATGCCTTTCCACGACGACCCGTAATTTTAAGGGCAGATTGGGCACTCCGGACAGCGAAGTCATGCTGGCGGCACCGGCAACAGTAGCAGCAACGGCTTTGACAGGAAAAATAACGGATCCGAGAAATGTACAATGAATGTAAAAGATACAGATTTTATCATTAAATGAGAAGGTTTGGGGGAAATGATATGATCATCACAGGACGCGTTTGGAAATTCGGAAATGATATCAACACTGATTTGATTTTTCCGCATGCTGCTTTTCGTGTTCCGCCGGAAGAACAAATCAAATTGGTGTTCAGTGATAACCGGCCTGGATGGGCAAAACAGGTGCAAGCGGGTGATATTCTGGTTGCAGGGAGAAATTTTGGGACAGGTTCAAGCCGGCCCGGTGCCGTATTACTGAAACGTCTTGGCATTGGCTGTCTGGTTGCCAATAGTATCAATGGCCTTTTCTTCCGTAACTGCATTTCTTATGGTTTTCCATCCTTACAGTGTCCGAATGTCTTTGACGCTTTTGAGGAAGGTGATATTGCGATAATTGATTTGCTTGCAGGAAGTGTAACCAATGAAAGAACCGGTCAAATGTTGTACGGCAGCGCTTTATCGGAATCGATGGTAGATACCTTAAAAGCCGGCGGAATTGACGAACTATTAAGGGATAAAGGCTATCTTGAATAACTTATAACTTAATTTAACCTGTATGGTTTAATCAGGGTCAGAGATTGGATAACAAGGAGGAAAAATGATGCTAAAAAATCCAGGAAAAGCATTACGTGATTTGCTGCAAGCCCCGGGTATAATTATGTCTCCGGGCGCCTATGACGGGATTTCCGCCCAGGTCTCGGAACAGGCTGGTTTTCCGATACTGTATCTGAGCGGTGCCGGTGCGTCAACAAGCCGAATCGGTGAGGCGGATATCGGACTTACGACCATGACGGAGATCGTTGATAGTGCTCGGGCCATAGCGATGAAAGCCAATATTCCACTGATGTGCGATGCGGATACCGGGTACGGAAATGCTCTGAATGTGATACGTACCGTCCATGAAATGGAAATGGCCGGTATTGCTGCTATCCAGTTGGAAGATCAAGTCGCGCCGAAACGGTGCGGACACCTTTCCGGGAAGGATTGTATCCCGGCGCAGGAGTTTGTCCAGAAAATCAAGGCAGCCGTAAAGGAAAGGTTTTATGAGGACACGGTGATCGTAGCACGGACGGATGCCCGTGCCGTTTATAACCTGGATGCCGCAATGGAGCGCGGAAAGATGGTTATGGATGCCGGTGCTGACGTTTTGTTTATTGAAGCACCGCAGACATTGGATGAGATTGAATTGATCGGTAAGACCTTCGGTTCTCAGATTCCGCTTTTATCCAATCAGGTCATTGGTGGAAAAACACCGAAACTCACAGCGAAAGAAGCGGAACAGCTCGGGTATAAAATTATTATCTATCCCGATGTCTTATGTTTTGGGGCTAGTGTATTCTTGCGCAGGATCGCCGATAGAATTCTTCAGGTAGGACACAGTTGGGATGCCATACCGGATACTTCTGACAGCCGGGAATTATTCAATACGATGGGGATGCAAGCCTGGAGAGAGTTGGAGCATAAATATAAAGATTAACTCTCGCTATCCCGTTCGTTATTTGGCAGTGAACTGTTGTTGGGTTTGGGTTTGAGCGATACGGATAAAATTTAGCATAATTTTAGATAGATAACTATCCTTACGGTAGCAGATATTCAGATTGTGAGTATATGCGCCCGTTGTAAATTGAAAGTAGCGGGATTGTTCTTCAAGACCATATAGATTAATCATGGATTCTAAGATAAAGGTCAATCCCATGCCCTGGGTAACGAGACGATGCGCCAGCTCAATGCTGGCGCTTTCCAATATAATTCGGGGGACGATATGGTAATCAGTGAAGATCTGATCGGAAATATTCCGAACATGATTCTCGGGTGAAAGCAAAATGAATGGATCTTCTTTAAAGACAGTCAAATCAATTTGTTGAAATTCATTCTGTGCCCCCGATTTTTGCCCAGAGAGGTTTTGGATGAGAGGATGGTCATGATAAACAGCAAGAAGAACGTTATCTTTTAATAAGGGGACACTGTCCATTTCTCTGTTATCTAATGGTGTTGCCAATGCTAAATCGGCTTTCCCCTCTACAACCATTTCCGTTAACTTTTCATTGCTACCTTCCTTCAAAATTAATTCCACTCCGGGAAATTCTTTTAAAAAAATAGGAAATATATGAGGAATTATACTCGCACAGCGCAAGGAGGATAAGCCGATTACCAGCCTGCCGCTGCGGTTGCCCAGAATATCTTCTATTTCCAGATTCAATTTTCGTTCAATAGCGAGGATCTCGGTTGCTGCTTTAAGGTATTTTTCACCGGCATACGTTAAAGATAACGGAATCGAGCTGCGGTCAAATATCGGAGTGCCAAGTTCTTTTTCAATAGCACTGATACTCTGACTCAAAGAGGGCTGAGAAATATAAAGTAACTTGGCAGCGTTGGAAAAGCTGCGTTCTTCCGCTACCGTGAGCACATAGATTAGATTCTTTGTGTTCAATGACGATCCACTTCTTTCTTTATTACTGTTAATCCAAATTTTCCTCTTCTATTCGTATTTTAGGGATATAATATAAGTCTAAAGTTATATAGATTATAAAAATAATCATATTTGAACTATAGTATACCATAAGATATGATTAACCTAAATAGTGAAACTCTAGCAAATACAAAAATAAATGAGGAGTGGATTAACATGTCCGAAAAACCCATTGCACGTCAAATTGCTGAAATCGGCGAATCGCTGAAGCTAAAGGACATTGACAAGAGAACAATTGAAAATGCCAAAATATTTATGCTGGATACGCTTGGCTGTATGCTTTCTGGTTCCCAGATTCAATCGGCTAAGTCTGTCCGGGCTGCAGCTTTGAATTTAACGAATGAGGGCGAAGCAACGATTTTTGGCAGCGGGAAAAAAACAAATGCCATGTTGGCTGCATTAGCCAATGGGACAGCAGGGCATAGTCAGGATTATGATGACGATCATCGAGAAGGAATTCAACATGCTTCCGTCGCTGTTTTGCCTGCAGTTTTAGCGCTTGCTGAAAAACATAAAAAATCCGGCAGGGATGTTCTTTTAGCCTATATCTATGGATCGGATATCACCATTCGAGCAGGTGAAGCTTTCCTCGGAACGACCTATTACAGCGGATGGCATCCGACCGGAACCTGCGGCGTATTTGGTGCTACGGGAGGAGCCTGTAAGGTTCTTGGTTTGAATGCAGATCAAACCACTAATGCTCTTGGCGTTGCAGGCAGTGAAGCTGCCGGTTTAGGTGAATTCAATCAGGCCGGTGCTTGGACGAAGCGCTTTCATGCCGGACACTCTGCGATGGGCGGCGTCCTTGCATCCTATATGGGAGAACAGGATTACTTCGGCCCGGCGACTGTTTTCGAAGGACGGCATGGATTTTTGAATGGTTTCTCCTTCAAAGGAACGAAAGAAGATCCCCATCCGGAAGGAATCTATGATGCCGCTAAACTGACAGTCAATTTCGGTAAAAAGTGGGAAATGGCTGACAATAGTATCAAATTGCATGCTTGCTGCCGTTTCTCGAATAATCTGTGCGACTGCGCCATCGATATTTTCAAACAGGGATGTGACTTCAATCAGATTGAATCGATCCATGCGGATGTCAATCAGTTTACAGAGTACAACCTTTGCTACCCAGAAGATCTGAAAAGACACCCGGTAAATCCTGTTAATGCGCAATTCTCACTCTTTTATGAAATTGCCTGCGGTTTAGTTAAAGGCGCAGTCCTGCCAGAATCTTTCACCGAACAGGCGATAAAAGATGAAAGAATAGCCCGTTTGAGTGACCTGATTACCTGGAAAGTCGATCCGGAGTTTGAGGCAGTTTATCCGGAACGCTATCCGGCACGTGTGACGGTTAAAACCAAAGACGGTAAGATCTATGTTGGTGAAGTGCAGTATCCAAAAGGAGACCCAGAATATCCTGCAACCAAAGAAGAAGTGACCTTTAAATTCTTGGCAAACGCGGCGAATACCATCGGTTCTGTAAAAGCAAAAAGAATATGCGAATTGGTCGACCATATTGAAACACTCGAGAACATTGATGAATTAATTTCCTGCATGTACTAACTTAAACAATGCCAGTGCGCTATAAAGCGTGTTGCCTTGTTTGCCTAGCACCGGCAATTAGACCTGCGTTAGGAGCATAATGAAGGTTACTATCCAGGAGGAAGCATTGTGCAAGATACATTTACAATCCATCCGCTGCGTGTCGGTACCATCCAACGAAAAAAGGGGAATATGGCGTATCAGTGCTTAGGAGACGTCCTGCTTGAGTTCCCACTGATAACCTATTATCTAGAGGGTAATGGCCATAAAATCATAGTCGATACAGGCGGAAGTATTCCTGAAGGCGAAAGATGGCAGCCTTATTCCCGGTTGGAGGAAGAAGAATTGGATTACGCGCTATTGGCCATCGGCGTATTACCCGAAGAGATCGATCTCGTCATCCTGACGCATCTGCATTGGGATCATGCCGGCAATAACCGCTTGTTTCCAAATGCCCGTTTTGTCGTTCAAAAAAAAGAATTGGATTATCTTCTTGCACCTGAACCAAAGATCAAGGCAGGGTTTGAAACGGATCTGGTTATGGAGACGAAGTACGATACGGTTGACGGAGACTGCGAAATTATTCCTGGCATCTCTGTTCTTTTAACTCCCGGGCATACGACAGGCATGCAATGTGTCGTTGTTAAAACAGCTTCAGGCCAATATGTTTTAGGTGGGGATCTGATTACGTTGTTCGAGAACTGGGAAGCGATACCCCATATTCCTGGAGGCGTTCATTATGATTTGAGCGTCGTCATGGAAAGTTTGAACAAAATAGACAAACTTAATGCCAAAGTACTTCCAGGACATGATCCCAAAGTATTCGAGCGAAAGATCTATCCATAAAAAAGAACATATATCCAAAAAAGTTGTCATCTCTAAAGCTTAGAAAGGGTGATTATCAATGGAAAGAGAATGGAAAAAAGAACAACCCAACGGTAGTTATACAGTCAGAACCTGTGGTTGGTCGCCTCCGGGAGATCATCCGGTAGGCTGCGGCATGAAGCTGTTCATTAAGGACGGGAAACTGATTAAAGTTGAGGGTGACCCGGAGCATCCGATCAGCAAAGGCAGACTTTGTGTACGATGTCTCTCTTTGCCCGAATATGTCCATCATCCTCAACGGATTATTTACCCAATGAAACGTGTTGGCAACAGAGGGGAAGACAAATGGCAGCGGATATCCTGGGATGAAGCCTGGGACATTATCGTCGATAAAATCAACCATTTCACAAATACTTACGGTGCAGAGTCCATTGTTGTCTTTGGCGGCACCGGAAGAGAAGCTTGCCTGTATTACTATCCGCTGGGATTCTCATCGATTGGGACACCCAATGTGTGTTATCCGTTAAGCGGTTGGTCTTGCTACGGACCGCGCTGCGCAATTACGGACTATATCCTGGGGGCGGGCTATCCTGAGATCGACTTTGCAGGCACCTTCCCTGATCGTTATGATAATCCGGCTTATACTTTGCCTAAGTACATTGTCCTTTGGGGTAAAAACCCGTTAATGTCCAATCCGGACGGCTTTTACGGACATTCCTTGATCGATATGATGAAACGGGGCACGAAGTTAATCTGTGTTGATCCCAGGAGGCATTGGCTGTCGACAAGAGCAGAGCATCTCCTACAGCTGCGCCCAGGAACGGACACAGCCCTCGCCCTTGGTTTATTAAATGTTATTATTAACGAAGATCTGTATGACCATGATTTTGTAGAGAACTGGACCTACGGTTTTGAGGACTTAAAAGAACGGGTTCAAGAGTATCCGCCGGAAAAAGTCGCGGAGATTACTTGGGTACAGAAGGAAAAGATAATTGAAGTAGCCCGCATCATCGGCACGAATCACCCGACCGCGATCCAATGGGGACTGGCAGTGGATGAAAATCCGAACGGCGTTCAACTCGGACATTCTATCCTGGCTCTCAGCGCGATTACCGGCAATCTGGATGTACCGGGCGGCATTACGCTTGGTCCACCGGCAGCACTGTTGGGGAAATGGCGCGTGGAAACCCGCAGTCAGATGCCTGAAGAACTTTGGGATAAGAGAATCGGTGCCAAAGAGTGGCCAGCTCTGTCGACGGCTTTGGCAACGACGCATCCGGACGAAACACTGGATACGTTGGAAACCGGTAAACCGTACAAGCTTAGAATGGGCTGGTTCAACAGCAGCAACTTCATTACACCAACCTGTTCCGCCCAGCCGGATAGATGGTACCGTGCCCTTAAATCATTGGAATTCAATGTTGTGCAGGATACCTTCATGACCCCGACTGCCATGGCTTTTGCCGATATCTTCCTGCCGCTGCCGACCTTTGCCGAGCATGACGGCGTCGTCTTGACTCACTTTGGCCGAAATTCTATTTTCTTGGGCGCGATGAATAAAGCGTTTGAAGTCGGGGAATGCAAGTCGGATATTGAAGTCTGCATGGAACTTGGAAAACGCTTGCACCCTGAGCACTGGCCTTGGAATAGCGCAGAGGAATTCTTTAATGATCAGCTGAAACCGGAAATCGGTATTGATTTTAACGATTTGCGGGAGCAGGGTGTGTTTCAGCCTAGCTATACCTATAAGAAATATGAAAAAGGAATGCTGCGGTCTGACGGAGAACCCGGTTTCGAAACTGTAAGCGGTAAGGTAGAGCTTCATTCCCTCATGTTCGAAATGTGGGGCGAAGATCCGCTGCCCTATTACAAAGAGCCGGCTTACAGTCCCTACAGCACACCAGAGCTCTTCCAAGAGTACCCGCTTATCCTGACCACAGGAGCCAGAACCTTTACCTCCTTCCATTCCGAACATCGACAAGTTCCAAGTTTACGGGAGATCACACCAGATCCGATTTGCGAGATCCATCCGGATACGGCAAAGAGCCTGGGGATCAAAGAAGGGGATTGGGTCTATCTGGAAAACATGTACGGCAAGGCTAAAGAAAAAGCGCACTTAACGCTGACAATCAATCCAAAGGTAGTTCACGCGGCGCATGGCTGGTGGTACCCTGAAAAGCCGGCTGCTGAACCGAGCCTTTTCGGAGTCTGGGAGTCCAATGTCAATACGCTTGTGCCGCATAAACATATCGGCAAACTCGGATTTGGCGCTCCCTTCAAGAGCATTATCTGTAAAGTCTACAAAGTCGAAGACTAGTACTAGACTTAAAGAACAAAGAGAATGGAGGGAAACAAATGAGATATGGCTTACTGGTTGATTATGAATATTGTACCGGCTGTCACAGCTGTGAAGTGTCCTGCAAAAATGAGAAAAAAATCCCGCACGGGCAATATGGGATTAAGCTGACGGAAGTCGGACCATTCAAAATAACCGAAGATAACTGGGAGTGGAACTATATCCCGGCACCTACCCAGCTGTGTGATGTTTGTGAAGACCGTGTTGCCAGAGGTGAAAAACCTGCCTGCGTTCTGCATTGTCTTGGTTTAGCCATGGACTACGGCCCGGTAGATGAGCTGGCAAAGAAAATGGATGCAAAAGGCAAAAAGGTTGTTATGTTTGTGCCGTGATCGTAAAAATTGACGGTCTGTTATAATTGCAGGAGAGACAAACGCAAATCCATTTGCAAATCCATAATACATGCAGCACGAAAAAAACTTGAATTTTCATGAAATAAAGACATGGTGATCAATCACGCATGTCTTTATTTCATAGGCATTAGTAATTTTTTGTGCAAATTGAATATATTTGTGCATACTTAATTTGATGATAAACGATACCCGAAGATTACAAACTACTGCAAGTTAACCTTAGAATACTCCGCCATACTTTGCGATTGCCGGCTGACTTCATCGAGTGATGCCGTGATTTCTTCCGTTGCAGCAGCTTGGCTTTCAGCAATTGTACTCACAGCGTTAATTTCCGAGATAATGGATTCGATCGCATCGCGCATCTCATTAAGGATCCGGGTTATCACATTCGCCGACTCCTTGCTCTGAGCTGCCAGTTTGCGCATTTCCTCAGCTACAACGGAAAAACCACGGCCTTCTTCGCCTGCCCGAGCAGCTTCAATGGCTGCATTGAGACCAAGCAGATTGGAATGAGCGGCGATATCGGTAATGGCACTGATGACATGGTTAATCTCATTGATTTTGGCTTCAGATACGCTTGCAGAATTGACTATGGTATTAATTTGATTGGAAAGGCCCTGAGAACCTCTGGCCACATCCTGCAATCCGGCATTGACTTCTTGCAGTGTTACGGCTAAAAGATGGGAAATTTCTTCGATTTTTTCTTCTTTCTCTAAACTTATTGCAACACCGATGCCTCCGATGATATCTCCGTTTGCACCACGGATCGGATTAGAGATTGAAGCAAAGGCAAATCCCTGCAACTCTTTTGATACAAGATGAACAGTACGCTTGCCTGTTCGCATGACTTCCCGTAAAGGATCCTTTGGCTCCAAAGGGATACCTATAATAGCAGATCCTTGGTGTAACTTCATTTTTTCTCCGCCAAAATAAGACACGATTTGTTCTTTGTCGGTAATAATCACCATTAAATCCTGATTAACGAGATCCTTTAGCTGTGCTGCAACTTCCGCATAGCTTTCTAATATCGTGCTATCATCTCTCATGGTTTCTTTCCTCCCACAATGGATTACTTCTTGTCTTCTCTGTTTGCCATCATGCTCTCGGGGATAATTACGTGATGTTCATTTTTCTGCGTCAGCAGAATAAAGATGGTCACTGCGACCGCAAAGATTACAAAAATCCAGCCAACCGTTGCAAAAAGCTGTCGTGTGGTTCCGCCGACTAGATTTGCGATCCAAACTGCAGAGTAACCGGAAATCCACTGGCCAAGGTAAATCGACATACTGAGCCAGGATACCGCCATCGTTTTATTGGCTTTAGGGGAAACCTGGGCAATGCGTGTCATAAGATAGGGAAAAATACAGCCCATCGATGCTCCCATACAAATCGTACTAAGATACACGCCAGACATCGAATGAGCCATACTCAAAGCGAAATAAGAGCAGGCCATGAAAATTAAGCCGATCACTGAGACATAGCGCTTAAGATATTTAAAGAAATAACCAAAACTTAGACTGATGAAGAATGAAGCGACAGTATTGATGGAAGAGGCCATACCGGAATCGGCGGAAGTCCCGATACCTTCACTCATAATAAAGATAGCCAGATTATAAATTAGTATCATTGCAATCGACATGAAAACAAGCATCGCAGCAATTGTAAGATAATAGGCATAGCTAAATTTTAGCTTATTCAGGGCCGCAGTATTTTCAATAATCGTATTGTCCCTTTTTTCCGGTGGGAATGCCGGCAGCAGGATCCCCTGCATCACGACAACAACGATAAAAATCAGATAGAAATAAAAAGCATGTCGCCAGTTGACAAGAGCCGCATAACCAGCTCCGATTCCCAGAACAAAAGAAAAAACACCGCCGCAGGCATTTGTCCAACCAATTAATTTTGCTCTTTCTTCCCCATAGAACAGGTGGGCAATAATCGCTGGCGCCAACGGATAGACAATCCCCATCCCAATTCCTTCACAAGCCCGGAAGGCGACAAGTGCCTCCAAACTGGAGGAATACATACTGCCAAAACCTGAGGCGACAAAAATAATGCTGCCGAGCATCAAAAGATATTTTTTACTGATATGTTTCGATAAA is a genomic window containing:
- a CDS encoding 2-methylaconitate cis-trans isomerase PrpF family protein, whose product is MTFSEQERIYTVIMRSGTSKGIYLNENDLPQDQELRDKVILSLFGSPDPRQIDGLGGAEPLTSKLALVAPSNRPDADIDYTFGQVEINKPVIHYSGLCGNISAGVAPYAIEEGLVKAVEPVTSVRVYSTNNGQIFVTEVPVKNGKPQVLGDYALDGVPGTGAKINIDMSTTSGTVKGLLLPTRNVRDKIDVAGFGEIEISLIDVVNPCIFVRAADLGLRGDESPAEFNKNAQTIVVLENIRAKVAEEILGFKGWSQAEVRDPNPFIAFVSPAKSYINHLTKEEVAADDVDILSRVLFLGGMHQTHPGSISCVVGAAAVIPGTIANEASGFKEMAKTVRIGHPGGIIEVEAAVEKGEKEAYQLTRAVYSRTVRRLMDGYAYVPQTIFALE
- a CDS encoding aconitase/3-isopropylmalate dehydratase large subunit family protein, producing the protein MAINILDGNQQDACRLPMKGEKAMGMTMAEKILAAHAGRELVKPGDILTCKVDWAANHDMFFTVGGQTDFDKVIKIANPDRCIIFLDHAVPAPTTKDAEGGIKARRFAKKHGITKMFDVGDHGVIHQMLAERGFALPGKLIACGDSHTCAAGALNSAARGFGPADMLYTWCTGENWYQVAPTILYELTGALPEMVDGKDLFLYIAGVYGDAINKNVEFGGEGVANLSISQRQSVATMCAEINAEFAIFPCDEKLLDYIRDRAVEEFTPVAPDSDAHYHEIRKIDLSRLVPYVALPHFIPDNCQPVTAVEGMPVQQVLLGSCSNGRLEDLAVAAKILQGKKVASGVRMIVTPASQRVYLDALRAGYLETLVEAGAVVTNATCGACYGGHLGLIGSGERCLSTTTRNFKGRLGTPDSEVMLAAPATVAATALTGKITDPRNVQ
- a CDS encoding LeuD/DmdB family oxidoreductase small subunit, with product MIITGRVWKFGNDINTDLIFPHAAFRVPPEEQIKLVFSDNRPGWAKQVQAGDILVAGRNFGTGSSRPGAVLLKRLGIGCLVANSINGLFFRNCISYGFPSLQCPNVFDAFEEGDIAIIDLLAGSVTNERTGQMLYGSALSESMVDTLKAGGIDELLRDKGYLE
- a CDS encoding isocitrate lyase/PEP mutase family protein, which translates into the protein MLKNPGKALRDLLQAPGIIMSPGAYDGISAQVSEQAGFPILYLSGAGASTSRIGEADIGLTTMTEIVDSARAIAMKANIPLMCDADTGYGNALNVIRTVHEMEMAGIAAIQLEDQVAPKRCGHLSGKDCIPAQEFVQKIKAAVKERFYEDTVIVARTDARAVYNLDAAMERGKMVMDAGADVLFIEAPQTLDEIELIGKTFGSQIPLLSNQVIGGKTPKLTAKEAEQLGYKIIIYPDVLCFGASVFLRRIADRILQVGHSWDAIPDTSDSRELFNTMGMQAWRELEHKYKD
- a CDS encoding LysR family transcriptional regulator, which produces MNTKNLIYVLTVAEERSFSNAAKLLYISQPSLSQSISAIEKELGTPIFDRSSIPLSLTYAGEKYLKAATEILAIERKLNLEIEDILGNRSGRLVIGLSSLRCASIIPHIFPIFLKEFPGVELILKEGSNEKLTEMVVEGKADLALATPLDNREMDSVPLLKDNVLLAVYHDHPLIQNLSGQKSGAQNEFQQIDLTVFKEDPFILLSPENHVRNISDQIFTDYHIVPRIILESASIELAHRLVTQGMGLTFILESMINLYGLEEQSRYFQFTTGAYTHNLNICYRKDSYLSKIMLNFIRIAQTQTQQQFTAK
- a CDS encoding MmgE/PrpD family protein, with product MSEKPIARQIAEIGESLKLKDIDKRTIENAKIFMLDTLGCMLSGSQIQSAKSVRAAALNLTNEGEATIFGSGKKTNAMLAALANGTAGHSQDYDDDHREGIQHASVAVLPAVLALAEKHKKSGRDVLLAYIYGSDITIRAGEAFLGTTYYSGWHPTGTCGVFGATGGACKVLGLNADQTTNALGVAGSEAAGLGEFNQAGAWTKRFHAGHSAMGGVLASYMGEQDYFGPATVFEGRHGFLNGFSFKGTKEDPHPEGIYDAAKLTVNFGKKWEMADNSIKLHACCRFSNNLCDCAIDIFKQGCDFNQIESIHADVNQFTEYNLCYPEDLKRHPVNPVNAQFSLFYEIACGLVKGAVLPESFTEQAIKDERIARLSDLITWKVDPEFEAVYPERYPARVTVKTKDGKIYVGEVQYPKGDPEYPATKEEVTFKFLANAANTIGSVKAKRICELVDHIETLENIDELISCMY
- a CDS encoding N-acyl homoserine lactonase family protein, with product MQDTFTIHPLRVGTIQRKKGNMAYQCLGDVLLEFPLITYYLEGNGHKIIVDTGGSIPEGERWQPYSRLEEEELDYALLAIGVLPEEIDLVILTHLHWDHAGNNRLFPNARFVVQKKELDYLLAPEPKIKAGFETDLVMETKYDTVDGDCEIIPGISVLLTPGHTTGMQCVVVKTASGQYVLGGDLITLFENWEAIPHIPGGVHYDLSVVMESLNKIDKLNAKVLPGHDPKVFERKIYP